Proteins from a single region of Ananas comosus cultivar F153 linkage group 3, ASM154086v1, whole genome shotgun sequence:
- the LOC109707357 gene encoding LEAF RUST 10 DISEASE-RESISTANCE LOCUS RECEPTOR-LIKE PROTEIN KINASE-like 1.2, protein MHPAETLPLLPFVLLLLLACILPSLSDAKNYYRYTDCAPTNYTCGTMKFTVGYPFQFGTARPDYCRYPGYYLTCTDDTLLINIDEKMMPFQVKNIDYGNHLLTLVDLNFSAETCPLPNYSVTINTTIFDYNERSTMMTIYNCSSPQISLPADIYKFPCADEMSGQYYYYRLNDGDSVFGNCDLASQVLVQISAAYLFSHGNLSFEDVMNEGFMLRWTAGKGWCSDCVSSGGNCGYNTVARDQQTCYCPNGTAIRNCTTAAHSKKNLTGVIIGSSVGAAAGLVGLCSLCVFLYIRTRRRRHSPSSSNLIRNASSSVPNSYSKSKDPELGGGSSVFYQTHLFSYDELEAATDGFSDSRELGDGGFGTVYKGILRDGRVVAIKRLYENNWRRVEQFKNEVAILSLIRHPNLVALYGCTSRHSRELLLVYEYISNGTIADHLHGSRADERALTWPRRLSIAIETADALAYLHAVNPPIIHRDVKTNNILLDADFHVKVADFGLSRLFPLDATHVSTAPQGTPGYVDPEYHKCFQLTDKSDVYSFGVVLVELISSMPAVDITRRRDEINLANMAIRKIQNCQLEELVDAALGYEEDLATKRMITMVAELAFRCLQPDGEMRPPIREVVEVLRGIQREGYNKNSEGEEGDIVVKEDSGLLKNIPPFSPDSVAAKWPSRTTTPNTSE, encoded by the exons ATGCACCCTGCAGAAACTCTTCCGCTGCTTCCCTTCGTCCTTCTCCTGCTTCTAGCATGCATACTCCCTTCTCTATCCGACGCAAAGAACTACTACCGATACACCGATTGCGCTCCGACGAACTACACTTGCGGGACGATGAAGTTCACCGTTGGCTACCCGTTTCAGTTCGGCACCGCCCGACCAGACTACTGCCGATATCCGGGGTACTACCTCACTTGCACCGATGACACCCTTCTGATCAACATCGACGAGAAAATGATGCCCTTCCAAGTGAAGAACATCGACTACGGGAACCACCTCCTCACGCTCGTCGACCTGAATTTTTCTGCCGAAACATGCCCTCTACCAAACTACAGCGTCACCATCAACACCACCATCTTTGATTACAACGAGCGCAGTACCATGATGACCATATACAACTGCAGCAGTCCACAAATATCCTTGCCTGCCGACATATATAAATTCCCATGTGCGGACGAAATGTCCGGGCAGTACTATTATTATCGACTAAACGACGGGGATAGTGTGTTTGGGAATTGCGATTTGGCGTCACAAGTTCTGGTGCAGATATCGGCGGCATATCTGTTTAGTCATGGAAATTTGAGCTTCGAAGACGTGATGAACGAGGGTTTCATGCTGCGGTGGACGGCGGGGAAGGGGTGGTGCAGTGACTGCGTAAGCTCTGGCGGGAACTGCGGGTATAACACGGTCGCGCGGGACCAGCAAACCTGCTACTGCCCTAACGGAACCGCTATCAGAAATTGCACCACAG ctgcTCACAGCAAGAAAAATCTTACAGGAGTGATAATTG GAAGTTCAGTAGGTGCAGCTGCAGGCCTCGTCGGTCTATGCAGCCTCTGCGTGTTTCTGTACATCCGAACACGGAGGCGGCGGCATTCGCCTTCGTCGTCAAATCTCATTCGCAATGCATCTTCATCCGTTCCGAACTCCTACTCCAAGTCCAAGGACCCAGAATTAGGAGGAGGCAGCAGTGTCTTCTACCAGACTCACCTCTTCTCCTACGACGAGCTCGAGGCGGCCACTGATGGCTTCTCTGACTCCCGAGAGCTGGGCGACGGAGGCTTCGGCACCGTCTACAAAG GAATTCTGCGAGACGGTCGGGTAGTGGCGATCAAGCGGTTGTACGAGAACAATTGGCGGCGTGTGGAGCAGTTCAAGAACGAGGTGGCGATCCTCTCCCTCATCCGCCACCCAAACCTCGTCGCACTCTACGGCTGCACATCTCGCCACAGCCGTGAGCTTCTCCTCGTCTACGAGTACATCTCCAACGGTACCATTGCTGACCACCTGCACGGCTCACGTGCTGACGAGCGTGCATTGACGTGGCCGCGTCGTCTATCTATTGCAATCGAGACCGCCGATGCCCTTGCATACCTCCACGCAGTGAATCCCCCCATCATCCACCGCGACGTAAAGACCAACAACATACTGCTGGATGCCGACTTTCACGTGAAGGTCGCCGACTTTGGCCTCTCGCGGCTTTTCCCTCTAGACGCCACGCACGTGTCGACGGCGCCGCAGGGCACGCCGGGATACGTGGACCCGGAGTACCACAAGTGCTTCCAGCTCACCGACAAGAGCGACGTGTACAGTTTCGGCGTGGTTTTAGTCGAGCTCATATCGTCGATGCCGGCCGTGGACATAACACGGCGGCGCGACGAGATCAACCTGGCCAACATGGCGATACGTAAGATACAGAACTGCCAGCTCGAGGAGCTGGTGGACGCCGCGCTCGGGTACGAGGAGGATCTCGCGACGAAGAGGATGATCACGATGGTGGCGGAGCTCGCGTTCCGGTGCCTACAGCCGGACGGCGAGATGCGGCCGCCGATAAGGGAGGTGGTTGAGGTGTTGAGGGGGATACAGAGAGAGGGCTACAACAAGAACAGTGAGGGGGAGGAAGGAGACATTGTGGTGAAGGAAGATTCAGGGCTGCTTAAGAATATCCCTCCCTTCTCACCTGATTCGGTTGCTGCTAAGTGGCCGAGTAGGACTACAACACCCAACACTAGCGAGTAA